CAGAAAATTCAATCACTTCACCACAATCTAAACACACTAAGTGGTCATGGTGGTGCTGAGTTGATAATTCAAAAACCGACTTGCCACCTTCGAAGTGGTGACGAGTAACAATGCCTGCATCATCAAATTGGTTTAGAACTCGGTACACGGTTGCAAGACCGATCTCTTCTCCGAGGTCTATCAATTTCTTATACAGCTCTTCAGCGCTAATATGTTGGCACTCAGGTTGCTGTAATACCTCTAGAATCTTAAGCCTTGGAAGGGTTACTTTAAGACCAGCATCCTTTAGCGCTTGGTTATTATCTGACATATAGTTTCCCGTTGATGATCTGCAGTAAATAACAGAAGTCAGTGTTGCCCATATTATAGGTTAGTCACGCAGAACAATAAACCACGAAGTTCAAAGGGTTACTTCAAGTTATGTCTATATTGTGCACTTAACTGGCAATATAAAATGCAACCCATTTCGTATTTTTCATTGTTGCTGACTAGCAGTTCTCATTTCGAACTAAAGTCTAAGACAACTTTTTTCTTAATCAGTTTGATTTACTCGAGTTAAGAATAACACACTCATTTTATTACATAAAACGAATAGTGTGACATCAGATTTATTTATGATTAAAACTCATTTTACTTACAATACTGATGAAACGGTTGAGTCATCTGTTCAATATCGCTCGTAATTAATCCTACGAACGTTGATGATAAAAATAGTAAAACGATTTGGTTAGTTTAGCATCGGTTCCTGATTTTTCTTGGATTCAATATACTCTTTACCGAGTTTTATCAGGGCATCTGCCGTTTTTGAGACATAGCGGTCAGCATGCCAAATCATACCTAGTGGCCAATCCATTGAGGGAGAAATTGGCTTAACTAACACAGCTTCATCTCGAATACGATGACATAAGGGGTCAGGAAGAAAAGCAACACCTACGCCACTCTTAACCAATGCGACTAGAAAATCCCATTGACTGCTTCGGGCAGAAATTTGTGGGGCATATCCTGCATTTTGGCACAGCGTATTAATGTAGTC
This genomic window from Vibrio tritonius contains:
- the fcrX gene encoding ferric iron uptake transcriptional regulator FcrX, with the translated sequence MSDNNQALKDAGLKVTLPRLKILEVLQQPECQHISAEELYKKLIDLGEEIGLATVYRVLNQFDDAGIVTRHHFEGGKSVFELSTQHHHDHLVCLDCGEVIEFSDEVIEHRQREIAALYNVQLTNHSLYLYGKCGDGSCKNDPDAHKPKK